GCTGGGCGGAATGCCGCCGTCGCCGGTCGTCGCCGACCTGACCCGGGATCTCAGCGCGGAACGGGAGCGCGCCGCAGGGCCCGTCCCGGGGGCGCGCACGGAGCAGCCGCCGATCCCGCGCGAGGCGGTACCGGACCTGACCAAGCCGGCTCCCGACGAGTCGGTTCCGCTGCCCCCGCGGGCCGAGCAGCTCCAGCTGTCCGGCGACATCACCTACGCGCTGCCCTCGCTGGACCTGCTGGAGCGCGGTGGTCCCGGAAAGACCCGCAGCGCCGCCAATGACGCGATCGTCGCCTCGCTGACCAACGTCTTCGGGGAGTTCAAGGTCGACGCGGCCGTCACGGGCTTCACCCGCGGCCCGACCGTCACCCGCTACGAGGTCGAGCTCGGCCCTGCGGTCAAGGTCGAGCGGATCACCGCGCTGACCAAGAACATCGCCTATGCCGTGGCCAGCCCCGATGTCCGGATCATCTCGCCGATCCCGGGCAAGTCGGCTGTCGGTATCGAGATCCCCAACACCGACCGCGAGATGGTGAACCTCGGCGACGTGCTGCGGCTCGCCGACGCCGCGGGTGACGACCACCCCATGCTGGTGGCGCTCGGCAAGGACGTGGAGGGCGGCTATGTGATGGCCAACCTCGCGAAGATGCCGCACGTCCTTGTCGCCGGTGCCACCGGTTCAGGCAAGTCCTCCTGTATCAACTGCCTGATCACCTCGGTGATGATCAGGGCGACCCCCGAGGACGTGCGGATGGTCCTCGTCGACCCCAAGCGGGTCGAGCTGACCGCGTACGAGGGCATCCCGCACCTGATCACACCGATCATCACCAACCCCAAGAGGGCCGCCGAGGCACTCCAATGGGTGGTGCGCGAGATGGATCTGCGCTACGACGACCTCGCCGCCTACGGCTTCCGGCACATCGACGACTTCAACGCGGCGGTGCGGCGCGGCAAGGTGACCCCGCCCGATGGCAGCGAACGCGAGCTCCAGCCGTACCCCTATCTCCTGGTGATCGTGGACGAGCTCGCCGATCTGATGATGGTCGCCCCCCGGGATGTCGAGGACTCCATCGTCCGCATCACGCAGCTGGCCCGTGCGGCGGGCATCCATCTGGTGCTGGCCACCCAGCGGCCGTCCGTCGATGTCGTCACCGGTCTGATCAAGGCCAATGTGCCGTCCCGGCTCGCCTTCGCGACCTCCTCGCTCGCCGACAGCCGGGTCATCCTCGACCAGCCGGGTGCCGAGAAGCTGATCGGCAAGGGCGACGGGCTCTTCCTCCCCATGGGGGCGAGCAAGCCGACGCGTATGCAGGGTGCCTTCGTGACCGAGGAGGAGGTCGCCGCGGTCGTCCGCCACTGCAAGGATCAGATGGCCCCGGTCTTCCGGGACGACGTGGTGGTCGGCAGCAAGCAGAAGAAGGAGATAGACGAGGACATCGGCGACGATCTCGACCTGCTCTGCCAGGCGGCCGAGCTGGTGGTGTCGACGCAGTTCGGCTCGACCTCGATGCTGCAGCGCAAGCTGAGGGTCGGCTTCGCGAAGGCGGGCCGGCTGATGGACCTCATGGAGTCTCGGAACATCGTGGGTCCCAGCGAGGGCTCGAAGGCGCGCGATGTGCTGGTGAAACCGGACGAACTGGATGGAGTGCTGGCAGTGATACGGGGGGAGGCTCACCCGTAGGAAAAGTGAGGCAACCGTTTCACTTGGTCATACGTCAAGTTGGAGAGAGGGCGAGGAGCCCCTTGTCCCACCCTCCCGCTGTCCGGCCATTCTGATGGCGTACAAACGGCATCCGCCCGGTTGCCCCACCCTTTCGTACCACCCCTAGACTGAACCTCCAGCAGGTGGTTACACGCTCGAAAGGCGCACTCGTGTCCATCGGCAACTCCCCCGAAGACGACCGGCCTTCGATTGCGGAGGACCGGTCTTCGATCGAAGATGATCGGCTTTCGATCGGTCGTGCGCTGCAAGACGCCCGTAGCGTGGCAGGCCTGACCGTCGACGAGGTCAGTACCTCCACCCGTGTCCGGGTCCCCATCGTGCAGGCGATCGAACAGGACGACTTCTCCCGCTGCGGTGGCGACGTGTACGCGCGAGGCCACATCGGGACGCTCGCCCGCGCCGTTGGACTCGATCCCGCCCCGCTGGTCGCGCAGTACGACGCCGAACACGGCGGCAGGCCGTCGCCTACGCCCGCCGCGCCGCTCTTCGAGGCGGAACGTATCCGCCCAGAGCCCAGGCGCCCGAACTGGACCGCCGCGATGGTCGCGGCGATCGTCGCCGTCATCGGTTTCGCCGCCTTCACGCTCTTCAGTGACAATGACACGGCCAAGATCACCAAGAACGTCGCCGAGGGCGCCTCTCCGGCCAAGACCAGCCCTAGGCCGCCCGCGAACCAGCAGCCGGCGCAGCCGCTGCCCAAGCAGCCCGAGCCCGCCAAGCCGGACGCATCGGAGAGCGCGATCGCCGCGGTGCCGCAGGACAAGGTCACAGTCAAGGTGTCCGCCGTCAGTGACAAGAGCTGGATCTCCGCCAAGTCCGCAAGTGGAAAGCTGCTCTTCGACGGCCTGCTCAACGAAGGGGATTCCAAGACCTTCCAGGACGACGAGCGGCTGGATCTCATCCTGGGCAACGCCGGGGCGATCGAGCTGTTCGTGAACGGCAAGAAGGTCGAAGACAAGTTCGAGCTCGGTCAGGTCGAGCGTCTCGCCTACACGAAGGGCGACCCCGAGGTCGGCTGAGCCGCGCCCACGGCAGGGGCTCGCCTGGCTCCCTTGCTCGCCCGCGGCCCCGCCCGTCGGACGGGAGCCGCGCGGGGCCGATCCGCTGGTGCGGTCGGCCCCGCGCGTCGCTCCGCCACGCACATCCGGATCCGGCTCGTATACCGGGGGCGGTCGGTACCCGCTCCGCCGGGT
This DNA window, taken from Streptomyces sp. SCSIO 30461, encodes the following:
- a CDS encoding DNA translocase FtsK yields the protein MASRTSGKGSQGTAGTAQPRAGRTTAATKKAASAKKAPAKKTAARKPAPPKKAAKKTAAKAAPNPTGGVIWLLRAVWMGLAHAVGAMLRGIGRGAKGLDPAHRKDGVALLLLGLALIVAAGTWSHLRGPVGDLVEMLVTGAFGRLDLLVPILLTAVAVRLILYPEKPEANGRIVIGLSALVVGVLGQVHIACGSPGRGDGAEAVQDAGGLIGWGVSRPLVFATGEVLAVPLLVLLTVFGLLVVTATPVNAIPRRLRALGVRLGILEPPYEPGAAGEADDRAVDEWRDASAPRAPRRRASGSAADADAEEAALSRRRQSGGTPARPGTGRPMDAIDVAAAAAAALDGAVLGGMPPSPVVADLTRDLSAERERAAGPVPGARTEQPPIPREAVPDLTKPAPDESVPLPPRAEQLQLSGDITYALPSLDLLERGGPGKTRSAANDAIVASLTNVFGEFKVDAAVTGFTRGPTVTRYEVELGPAVKVERITALTKNIAYAVASPDVRIISPIPGKSAVGIEIPNTDREMVNLGDVLRLADAAGDDHPMLVALGKDVEGGYVMANLAKMPHVLVAGATGSGKSSCINCLITSVMIRATPEDVRMVLVDPKRVELTAYEGIPHLITPIITNPKRAAEALQWVVREMDLRYDDLAAYGFRHIDDFNAAVRRGKVTPPDGSERELQPYPYLLVIVDELADLMMVAPRDVEDSIVRITQLARAAGIHLVLATQRPSVDVVTGLIKANVPSRLAFATSSLADSRVILDQPGAEKLIGKGDGLFLPMGASKPTRMQGAFVTEEEVAAVVRHCKDQMAPVFRDDVVVGSKQKKEIDEDIGDDLDLLCQAAELVVSTQFGSTSMLQRKLRVGFAKAGRLMDLMESRNIVGPSEGSKARDVLVKPDELDGVLAVIRGEAHP
- a CDS encoding helix-turn-helix domain-containing protein, whose amino-acid sequence is MSIGNSPEDDRPSIAEDRSSIEDDRLSIGRALQDARSVAGLTVDEVSTSTRVRVPIVQAIEQDDFSRCGGDVYARGHIGTLARAVGLDPAPLVAQYDAEHGGRPSPTPAAPLFEAERIRPEPRRPNWTAAMVAAIVAVIGFAAFTLFSDNDTAKITKNVAEGASPAKTSPRPPANQQPAQPLPKQPEPAKPDASESAIAAVPQDKVTVKVSAVSDKSWISAKSASGKLLFDGLLNEGDSKTFQDDERLDLILGNAGAIELFVNGKKVEDKFELGQVERLAYTKGDPEVG